The Halomicronema hongdechloris C2206 genome includes a window with the following:
- the wecB gene encoding non-hydrolyzing UDP-N-acetylglucosamine 2-epimerase gives MADSPRRVCITLGTRPEAIKLAPVIQAFQRDPQYDTRVILTGQHREMVDQVMALFDLTANEDLAIMQPQQTLTEITCRSLQGLETCFQRLQPDLVLVQGDTSTAFAAALAAFYRKIPVGHVEAGLRTDDLFNPYPEEANRRLISQLTQLHFAPTQTAVKHLQRSGVVGQIHHTGNTVIDALLTVAVRQPQCPIPGLDWSAHRVVLATVHRRENWGQPLQGIIQGFLSLLDKFPDTALLLPLHRNPVVREPLQAQLGSHPRVFLSEPLDYGELVGALQRCYLLLTDSGGLQEEAPGLGKPVLVLRQTTERPEAMEAGTARLVGTEAQSIVAAASELLGNPEAYETMAQAINPFGDGHAAQRIVEIVNRYLS, from the coding sequence ATGGCTGATTCTCCCCGTCGTGTTTGCATTACCCTGGGCACCCGTCCAGAGGCGATCAAGTTGGCCCCGGTGATTCAAGCCTTTCAGCGAGATCCTCAGTACGACACTCGGGTGATTCTGACTGGCCAGCATCGCGAGATGGTAGATCAGGTAATGGCCCTGTTTGATCTCACCGCCAATGAAGACCTGGCTATCATGCAGCCGCAGCAGACCTTGACCGAGATTACCTGTCGCAGTTTGCAGGGGTTGGAAACCTGTTTCCAACGGCTCCAGCCAGATCTAGTCCTGGTGCAGGGAGATACCTCCACCGCCTTTGCTGCTGCCCTGGCGGCGTTTTACCGCAAGATTCCCGTAGGGCATGTGGAAGCGGGGTTACGCACCGATGATCTGTTCAATCCCTATCCGGAAGAAGCCAACCGCCGCCTGATTTCTCAGCTTACCCAACTCCATTTTGCCCCCACCCAGACAGCGGTGAAGCATCTACAGCGCTCCGGCGTCGTCGGCCAAATCCACCACACCGGCAATACCGTCATCGATGCCCTACTGACGGTGGCGGTCCGCCAGCCTCAATGCCCGATCCCTGGTCTGGATTGGTCAGCCCATCGAGTGGTACTAGCCACGGTGCACCGGCGGGAAAACTGGGGTCAGCCCTTACAGGGAATTATCCAGGGCTTTTTAAGCCTACTCGATAAGTTCCCAGATACGGCTCTGCTACTGCCGCTACACCGTAATCCCGTGGTGCGGGAGCCGCTGCAGGCTCAGTTAGGCTCTCATCCCCGAGTATTTTTGAGTGAGCCCCTAGACTATGGGGAACTGGTGGGAGCCCTACAGCGGTGTTATTTGCTGCTTACCGATTCTGGTGGCTTGCAGGAAGAAGCCCCTGGCTTGGGGAAGCCGGTATTAGTGTTGCGGCAGACTACAGAGCGACCTGAGGCCATGGAAGCGGGAACGGCCCGCCTGGTGGGTACCGAGGCTCAGTCCATCGTCGCCGCTGCCTCAGAACTGCTGGGCAATCCAGAGGCCTATGAGACCATGGCCCAAGCGATCAATCCCTTCGGCGATGGCCACGCCGCCCAGCGTATTGTCGAGATTGTCAATCGTTATCTCTCCTAA
- a CDS encoding CRR6 family NdhI maturation factor: MVYTLTLTPETLHTLDLSPATAVLEPLIAAGNLPKQDLNLRFEVEYPREPTDPRELSEIPAVRLWFIRLDSLYPWLPFVLDWEAGELGRYTAMLVPHQFSPTDGIRYNPEALEIFVMHKIFVITRWLQQQGQVNVTRVKFMTQMLGYDIEEGLFDLLQQSA; encoded by the coding sequence ATGGTTTATACCCTGACGTTGACCCCTGAGACGCTGCACACCCTTGATCTCAGTCCAGCCACTGCAGTGCTGGAGCCGTTGATAGCGGCGGGCAATCTGCCAAAGCAGGACCTTAATCTGCGATTCGAAGTAGAGTATCCTCGCGAGCCCACGGATCCGAGAGAGTTGTCGGAAATCCCGGCGGTGCGTCTCTGGTTCATTCGCTTAGACAGTCTCTATCCCTGGTTACCCTTTGTGCTGGATTGGGAAGCCGGCGAGCTCGGCCGCTACACAGCCATGCTGGTGCCCCACCAATTCAGCCCCACCGATGGCATTCGCTACAATCCAGAGGCCTTAGAAATCTTCGTGATGCATAAGATCTTTGTGATCACGCGTTGGCTACAGCAACAGGGGCAAGTGAATGTGACCCGGGTAAAATTTATGACTCAGATGTTGGGCTATGACATCGAAGAAGGGCTATTTGACTTGTTGCAGCAATCTGCCTAG
- a CDS encoding TRAP transporter small permease subunit produces the protein MQRLLRLARWIDAVNTRIGRITYWLVLLMVGVGAWNVLGRYLGYFVGRNLSSNALIEVQWYLFDLVFLLGAAYTLRHNDHVRVDVLQARWSTRRKVIADLVGTLLFLLPFCVMVIWVSWDAIATSWAIRETSPDPGGLPRYPIKAMILVSFGLLILQGLSEAIKQVAFLRGQHSPEGEP, from the coding sequence TTGCAACGGCTGCTGCGCCTTGCCCGTTGGATTGACGCTGTTAACACTCGTATTGGTCGCATCACCTATTGGCTGGTGCTCTTGATGGTGGGGGTCGGGGCCTGGAATGTGCTGGGCCGCTATTTGGGCTATTTCGTCGGCCGCAACCTCAGCTCCAATGCCCTGATCGAAGTGCAGTGGTATCTTTTCGACCTGGTATTTCTATTGGGGGCGGCCTATACCCTACGCCACAATGACCATGTGCGGGTGGATGTGCTGCAGGCTCGCTGGAGCACCCGCCGCAAGGTGATCGCTGATCTGGTGGGGACGCTGCTGTTCCTGTTGCCCTTTTGTGTCATGGTGATCTGGGTGTCCTGGGATGCGATCGCAACCTCCTGGGCCATCCGCGAGACGTCTCCCGATCCGGGAGGACTGCCCCGCTACCCGATCAAAGCCATGATTCTAGTCAGCTTTGGCCTGTTGATTTTGCAGGGCCTCTCGGAGGCCATCAAGCAGGTAGCCTTCCTGCGAGGGCAGCACAGCCCGGAGGGCGAGCCATGA
- a CDS encoding SAM hydrolase/SAM-dependent halogenase family protein: MAALITLLTDFGDRDVYVGVMKGVIAQICPGAPTIDLTHAIPPQAVTAARFNLATAYPYFPDGTVHLMVVDPGVGTQRRAIAIQTPRGFLVGPDNGGFSGVLQQEDAMALKGRSSHSGAASPTTIAAVELSNRDYWRSLNPSTTFHGRDIFAPAAAHLANGVPLDYLGRPIDPQTLISLEPPPLAPINGGLQGTIQYIDHFGNLITTIPAAAVAQKPWQVQFNQATLPQTQTYGEVPPGEPAAFIGSHGWLEIAVNGSSAWERFRVRLGDPVQVIWQMP, translated from the coding sequence ATGGCTGCCCTGATTACCCTACTCACCGACTTCGGCGACCGCGATGTCTATGTCGGCGTCATGAAAGGCGTGATCGCCCAGATCTGTCCTGGGGCTCCTACCATTGACCTCACCCATGCCATTCCCCCCCAGGCCGTCACCGCCGCCCGCTTCAATCTGGCAACCGCCTATCCCTACTTTCCCGATGGCACCGTGCACCTAATGGTGGTGGATCCGGGGGTGGGCACGCAGCGGCGAGCCATCGCCATCCAGACTCCCCGCGGCTTTTTGGTGGGTCCCGATAACGGCGGCTTCAGTGGTGTGCTGCAACAGGAAGACGCGATGGCCCTCAAGGGCCGGTCTAGCCACTCTGGGGCGGCTTCGCCAACGACCATCGCAGCGGTCGAACTCAGTAACCGCGATTACTGGCGGAGCCTAAACCCCAGCACCACCTTCCACGGTCGTGACATCTTCGCCCCCGCTGCCGCTCACTTGGCCAACGGCGTTCCCTTAGACTACCTGGGTCGCCCCATCGATCCTCAGACCCTAATCAGCCTAGAGCCGCCACCACTAGCCCCCATCAATGGGGGACTGCAAGGCACCATTCAATACATCGATCATTTCGGTAACCTAATCACCACCATCCCGGCGGCAGCCGTTGCCCAAAAACCGTGGCAGGTGCAATTCAACCAAGCTACGTTACCCCAGACCCAGACCTATGGCGAGGTTCCCCCTGGCGAACCAGCCGCCTTCATCGGCAGCCATGGCTGGCTGGAAATTGCCGTCAACGGTAGCAGTGCCTGGGAACGATTTCGGGTCCGTCTCGGGGACCCCGTGCAGGTCATCTGGCAGATGCCCTAG